DNA from Kitasatospora acidiphila:
TCGTTGGCCAGCACCTCGTCGGCGAAGGTCGCGTCGGTCACCTGGGTCAGTCCGTCAGCCATCGTCCCTGCTCCTCCACTCGTCGGTCAGTTCGCAGCGCGGCTCGGCGGCGGTCGCCGCCAGCTCGGCACGGGCCAGCTGGCCGGCGACCTGCTCGCGCACCTCGCCGAGCCGGGTTAGGCAGGCGTCCAGCTCGGCCAGCTTGCGCCGGTACACCTCCAGCGAGGCCGGGCAGGAGTCGCCCTCCGGGTGCCCGGCCTGCAGGCACTCCACGAACGGGCGGGTGTCCTCCAGCTCGAAGCCGAAGTCCTGCAGCAGCCGGATCTGCCGGACCAGCTGCAACTCCGCCTCGCCGTAGCTGCGGTAGCCGTTGCCGCTGCGGCGCGCGGTGAGCAGGCCGCGCGACTCGTAGTACCGCAGCGTCCGGGTGGTCGTTCCCGCCCGTGCCGCCAGCTCACCGATCCGCATCGCGCCCGCCTCCCCGCTCTTCCTCCTCGACGGTAGACCTTGACGCCGACGTCAACGCCAGCGTCTCGCCGCTCTCAGTCCAGCACCGGCAGCAGCTGCGGCAGATGGCCGTCCGAGGCGAGCGCGGCGGCCCGGCGCTCGGCCGGCACCTCGCCGTAGTCGGTGGTGCGCTGGCGGGCCGGACGGCCGGCGGCGGCGGCGATCGCCTCCAGCTCGCGGATCGACTTGTAGCTGCCGTAGGCGGAGCCGGCCATCCGGGAGATGGTCTCCTCCATCAGGGTGCCGCCCAGGTCGTTGGCGCCGCTGCGGAGCATCTCGGCGGCACCCTCCGCGCCCAGCTTCACCCAGCTGGTCTGGACGTTGCGGATGTGCGGGTGCAGCAGCAGCCGGGCCATCGCGACCACCGCCCGGTTGTCCCGGTGGGTCGGCCCGGGGCGGGCGATCCCGGCCAGGTAGACCGGCGCGTTGGTGTGGATGAACGGCAGCGTGACGAACTCGGTGAACCCGCCGGTCTGCTGCTGGATCCGGGCCAGCAGCCGCAGGTGGCCCAGCCAGTGCGCGGGCGTGTCCACATGCCCGTACATCATGGTGGACGACGAGCGCAGGCCCAACTCGTGCGCGGTGGTGACGACTTCCACCCACGTGGCGGCGGGCAGCTTGCCCTTGGTCAGTACCCAGCGCACCTCGTCGTCCAGGATCTCCGCCGCCGTGCCCGGGATGCTGTCCAGCCCGTGCTCCTTGGCCCGGCTCAGCCAGTCGCGGATCGAAAGCCCGGTCCGCGCCGAGCCGTTGACCACCTCCATCGGCGAGAAGGCGTGCACATGGATGCCCGGCACCCGCTCCTTCACCGCGCGGGCGATGTCGAAGTAGGCGGTGCCCGGCAGGTCGGGGTGGATGCCGCCCTGCATGCAGACCTCGGTGGCGCCCACCTCCCAGGCCTGCGCGGCCCGTTCGGCCACCTGCTCCAGCGACAGGGTGTAGGCGTCGGCGTCGGTGCGGCGCTGGGCGAAGGCGCAGAACCGGCAACCGGTGTAGCAGACGTTGGTGAAGTTGATGTTCCGGGTGACGCAGTACGTCACCTCGTCGCCGACCGCGTCGCGCCGCACCGCGTCGGCGATGGCGCAGAGCGCGTCCAGCGCCGGGCCGTCGGCCTGGAACAGGGCCAGCGCCTGATCGTCCGTCAGCATCGTGGGGTCGTCGGCGGCCACCGCGAGGGCGGCCCGGACGTCCCCGTCCAGCCTGGCGACCGGGATCTTCGCGACCTGCTCGCGCAGCGCCTCCCAGTCGCCGTAGACCTCCTCGAAGTCGGCCCGGCGGTCGTGGCTGCGGCCCTCGGTGTCGATGGTGCGGTGCAGGTCGGTGCGGCCGGAGGCGGTCGGCAGGTCCTCCGGCTCCTGCCAGGGGCGGCCGACCACCGGCGCGTCGGGGCGGGCCAGGCCGGTGGCCGGATCGGCCAGCGCGTCGACGTGCGGCCGCAGCCGCGGGTCCAGCCAGGGCTCGCCGCGCAGCACGTACTCCGGGTAGACGGTGAGCCGCTCCTGCATCGCGAAACCGGCGGCCGAGGTGCGGGCGGCCAGCTCCTCGATCGCGGGCCACGGCGCCTCCGGGCTGACGTGGTCCGGCGTCACCGGCGAGACCCCGCCCCAGTCGTCGATGCCGGCGTCGATCATCTGCTGGTACTGCCCGGCCACCAGGTTCGGCGGCGCCTGGATCCGGGCGGACGGGCCCATGACCACCCGGGTCACCGCGATCGCGGCGGCCAGCTCGGTCAGCTCGGCGTCGGGCCGGGCCTGCATCACGGTGTCCGGCTTGGCGCGGAAGTTCTGGATGATCACCTCCTGGATCCCGTGGTACTGCCGGGCCACCGAGCGGATCGCCAGGATCGACTCGGCCCGCTCCTCGAAGGTCTCGCCGATGCCGATCAGCAGCCCGGTGGTGAACGGGACGGCGCTGCGCCCGGCGTCCTCCAGGGCGCGCAGGCGGACCGCGGGCTCCTTGTCCGGCGAGCCGTAGTGGGGGTTGCCCGGCTCGGACCAGAGGCGCTCGGAGGTGGTCTCCAGCATCATCCCCATCGACGGGGCGACCGGCTTCAGCCGCTGGAAGTCGGTCCAGCTCAGCACGCCCGGGTTGAGGTGCGGCAGCAGGCCGGTCTCCTCCAGCACTCGTATCGCCATCGCCCGGACGTAGGCGATGGTGTCGTCGTAGCCGTGCGCGTCCAGCCACTCGCGGGCCTCGGGCCAGCGGTCCTCGGGGCGGTCGCCGAGCGTGAAGAGGGCCTCCTTGCAGCCCAGCGCGGCACCCTGGCGGGCGATCTCCAGCACCTCGTCCGGGGAGAGGTAGAGGCCGTGGCCGACCCGCCGCAGCTTGCCCGGGACGGTGGCGAAGGTGCAGTAGTGGCAGCGGTCCCGGCAGAGCCGGGTGAGCGGGATGAAGACGTTCTTGGAGTAGGTGATCACGCCAGGGCGGTCGGCCTCGGCCAGCCCGGCATCCCGGATCCGGCCCGCGACCGCGCACAGCGCCGCCAGGTCGGCGTCCCGGGCCTGGAGCAGCACGGCCGCCTCGGCGACGTCCAGCGCCACCCCGTCTCTGGCCCGACGCAGCGCCCGGCGCATCGCGGTCTCGGTCGGTTGCTTGTGGTCTCCCGCATCCATGGGCCGACCATACGTCAGAAGGACTACCCCGAGGTCGACAACCCTGAGGGATTCTCAGGGTTGACTAAATCCTGGGGTGTACTTTTCTTTGGCCCTGCTGGGCGATGCCCCGAACGCTGCGGCGGTCTCTAATGGATGACATCAAGCCACGTGGCACTGGCGGATACCTATGGAGGGGCTGAACCGATGACGCAGCACGCAGGATTCGAGGGACCGCCCGGCGCGGACGAGCCGGTCGGCGTCCC
Protein-coding regions in this window:
- a CDS encoding bifunctional FO biosynthesis protein CofGH; protein product: MDAGDHKQPTETAMRRALRRARDGVALDVAEAAVLLQARDADLAALCAVAGRIRDAGLAEADRPGVITYSKNVFIPLTRLCRDRCHYCTFATVPGKLRRVGHGLYLSPDEVLEIARQGAALGCKEALFTLGDRPEDRWPEAREWLDAHGYDDTIAYVRAMAIRVLEETGLLPHLNPGVLSWTDFQRLKPVAPSMGMMLETTSERLWSEPGNPHYGSPDKEPAVRLRALEDAGRSAVPFTTGLLIGIGETFEERAESILAIRSVARQYHGIQEVIIQNFRAKPDTVMQARPDAELTELAAAIAVTRVVMGPSARIQAPPNLVAGQYQQMIDAGIDDWGGVSPVTPDHVSPEAPWPAIEELAARTSAAGFAMQERLTVYPEYVLRGEPWLDPRLRPHVDALADPATGLARPDAPVVGRPWQEPEDLPTASGRTDLHRTIDTEGRSHDRRADFEEVYGDWEALREQVAKIPVARLDGDVRAALAVAADDPTMLTDDQALALFQADGPALDALCAIADAVRRDAVGDEVTYCVTRNINFTNVCYTGCRFCAFAQRRTDADAYTLSLEQVAERAAQAWEVGATEVCMQGGIHPDLPGTAYFDIARAVKERVPGIHVHAFSPMEVVNGSARTGLSIRDWLSRAKEHGLDSIPGTAAEILDDEVRWVLTKGKLPAATWVEVVTTAHELGLRSSSTMMYGHVDTPAHWLGHLRLLARIQQQTGGFTEFVTLPFIHTNAPVYLAGIARPGPTHRDNRAVVAMARLLLHPHIRNVQTSWVKLGAEGAAEMLRSGANDLGGTLMEETISRMAGSAYGSYKSIRELEAIAAAAGRPARQRTTDYGEVPAERRAAALASDGHLPQLLPVLD
- a CDS encoding MerR family transcriptional regulator encodes the protein MRIGELAARAGTTTRTLRYYESRGLLTARRSGNGYRSYGEAELQLVRQIRLLQDFGFELEDTRPFVECLQAGHPEGDSCPASLEVYRRKLAELDACLTRLGEVREQVAGQLARAELAATAAEPRCELTDEWRSRDDG